A single region of the Prochlorococcus marinus str. MIT 0917 genome encodes:
- a CDS encoding ABC1 kinase family protein — MIFIASQLKRFSRALRIWTILLGLLFYLWFDSKKWTYLKGYNSKRREKRNTLRAKWLTKELVNLGSAFIKLGQLLSARADVIPSAWVNELSSLQDRVPPFEFEKIQNILKKQLRNSYKKIISIDQIPIGSASLAQVHKARLIDGKNVIFKVQRPDIEKFFRLDLDVMNQVAKVVQRIKSLSRGNDWVGIAKESKRVLIRELDFRIEAQYAARFKQQFIDDSNILIPSVFWELSTSKVLCLEYLPGIKINDIKSLKSNDIDTSLIAKIGATSYLKQLVNYGFFHADPHPGNLAVSRGGSLIYYDFGMMGFVSERIRGRLNSMIKAAALRDVSGLVKELQIAGLIEKDIEVGPVRRLIRIMLNEALTPPFDSQIIEKLSGDISELAYGKPFRIPIELIFVFRALSTFEGVGRYLDPEFNLIAIAKPFLLPLMTSKNQDSNDLFNELGRQVSEIGSKAVGLPKRLDENLERLEQGDLQLQVRMGESDRQLRRMINAQQSLSNSVLLGSLAISSALLASTNRPFLFLIPVTIGFPIALSWIKLKFKMRSESRLDNFQGSKSFKSDN; from the coding sequence TTGATATTTATAGCTAGTCAACTAAAAAGATTTTCAAGAGCCCTTAGGATTTGGACAATATTACTAGGTTTACTTTTCTATTTATGGTTTGATTCTAAAAAATGGACTTATTTAAAAGGATATAATTCTAAAAGAAGAGAAAAAAGAAATACTTTAAGGGCAAAATGGCTTACAAAAGAATTAGTTAATCTAGGTTCAGCATTTATAAAATTAGGCCAACTTTTATCAGCAAGAGCTGATGTTATTCCATCTGCATGGGTAAACGAGCTTAGCTCGCTTCAAGATAGAGTTCCACCTTTTGAATTTGAAAAAATTCAAAATATCTTAAAAAAGCAGCTTCGTAATTCATATAAAAAAATCATAAGTATTGATCAAATACCAATTGGCTCTGCATCTCTTGCTCAAGTTCATAAAGCTAGATTAATTGATGGAAAAAATGTTATTTTCAAAGTCCAAAGACCAGACATAGAAAAATTTTTCAGACTTGACTTAGATGTAATGAATCAAGTTGCAAAAGTTGTGCAAAGAATAAAGTCTCTAAGCAGAGGTAATGACTGGGTAGGTATCGCAAAGGAGTCTAAAAGAGTCTTAATCAGAGAACTAGATTTTCGAATTGAAGCTCAATATGCTGCAAGATTTAAACAACAATTTATAGACGACTCAAATATTTTAATCCCAAGTGTATTCTGGGAGTTAAGCACAAGTAAAGTTTTATGTTTGGAGTATTTACCAGGAATCAAGATAAATGATATTAAATCTCTAAAAAGTAATGATATTGATACTAGTTTAATCGCAAAAATTGGAGCTACAAGTTATTTAAAACAATTGGTTAATTACGGTTTTTTCCATGCTGATCCTCATCCTGGCAATCTAGCTGTTTCCAGGGGTGGTTCTCTTATTTACTATGATTTTGGGATGATGGGTTTTGTCTCTGAGCGTATTAGAGGCAGGCTCAATTCAATGATCAAAGCCGCAGCTCTAAGAGACGTTAGTGGACTGGTTAAAGAACTGCAAATAGCTGGATTAATAGAAAAAGATATCGAAGTAGGTCCAGTAAGAAGGTTAATAAGAATAATGTTAAATGAAGCCCTCACTCCTCCATTTGATTCTCAAATCATAGAAAAGCTTTCTGGGGATATATCTGAACTGGCTTATGGGAAACCCTTTAGAATACCAATTGAGTTGATTTTTGTTTTTAGAGCATTATCAACTTTTGAAGGAGTCGGAAGATATTTAGACCCTGAATTTAACTTAATAGCAATAGCAAAACCATTCCTTCTCCCTCTAATGACTTCAAAAAATCAAGACTCTAATGACTTATTTAATGAATTAGGAAGACAAGTTTCTGAAATAGGTAGTAAAGCTGTTGGGCTACCAAAACGCTTGGATGAAAATTTAGAAAGACTAGAACAGGGCGACTTGCAACTTCAAGTGAGAATGGGTGAATCGGACAGACAACTCAGAAGAATGATTAATGCTCAACAATCACTAAGTAATTCTGTTCTTCTGGGCTCACTTGCAATATCCTCAGCTTTACTAGCTTCAACGAATAGACCTTTTTTATTTCTCATACCAGTAACTATTGGATTTCCAATAGCTCTAAGCTGGATTAAATTAAAATTTAAGATGAGAAGCGAAAGTCGTTTAGATAATTTTCAAGGAAGTAAAAGCTTTAAAAGTGACAATTAG
- the eno gene encoding phosphopyruvate hydratase codes for MADSLELVIDTIMAREVLDSRGNPTVEAEVLLEGGAIGRSIVPSGASTGAHEAHELRDGGKRYLGKGVIKAVGHIEETIAPALCGLSALDQATVDSVMKQLDDTDNKSNLGANSILAVSMATARAAANGLGLPLYRYLGGPMSSLLPVPLMNVINGGEHAANNLDFQEFMLVPHGAESFREALRMGAEVFHTLKDLLIQKGLSTAVGDEGGFAPNLESNKAAGDLLMQAIEQAGFIPGEQISLALDVASTEFYKEGQYFYGGNSYSSEQMVEELAGLVNSFPIISIEDGLAEDDWDGWSLLTKRLGKNVQLVGDDLFVTNTLRLQRGIDENIANSILIKVNQIGSLTETLEAIELASRSSYTTVISHRSGETEDTTIADLSVATKSGQIKTGSLSRSERVAKYNQLLRIEDELGSQATYAGLVGLGPRGSYQS; via the coding sequence GTGGCTGACTCTCTAGAACTAGTAATCGATACCATTATGGCCCGAGAAGTTTTGGATTCTCGTGGCAATCCAACTGTAGAGGCTGAAGTGCTTTTAGAAGGAGGGGCTATTGGACGTTCGATTGTTCCAAGTGGCGCAAGCACTGGAGCCCATGAGGCTCATGAATTAAGAGATGGTGGTAAACGTTATCTTGGTAAAGGAGTTATCAAGGCTGTTGGTCATATAGAAGAAACTATTGCTCCTGCTCTATGTGGCCTTTCTGCTTTAGATCAAGCCACAGTTGATTCGGTAATGAAACAACTCGATGATACAGACAATAAATCAAATCTTGGTGCAAATTCAATTCTTGCTGTAAGCATGGCAACAGCAAGAGCGGCGGCTAATGGATTGGGTTTGCCTTTGTATAGGTATTTAGGTGGACCAATGTCATCTTTATTGCCAGTGCCATTGATGAACGTCATTAACGGAGGAGAACATGCTGCAAATAATTTAGATTTTCAGGAATTTATGTTGGTTCCTCATGGTGCTGAAAGCTTCAGAGAAGCATTAAGAATGGGAGCTGAGGTTTTTCATACGCTTAAAGATTTATTGATTCAGAAAGGTTTATCAACAGCTGTGGGTGATGAAGGAGGATTTGCTCCAAATCTTGAAAGTAATAAAGCTGCAGGTGACCTTTTAATGCAAGCAATTGAACAGGCTGGATTTATCCCAGGGGAGCAAATCTCTTTAGCTTTGGATGTTGCAAGTACGGAATTTTATAAGGAAGGGCAATATTTTTATGGTGGGAATTCCTATTCCAGCGAGCAAATGGTTGAGGAATTGGCTGGGTTAGTTAATTCATTCCCAATCATTTCTATTGAAGATGGATTAGCTGAAGATGATTGGGATGGTTGGAGCTTGCTTACGAAAAGACTTGGCAAAAATGTGCAATTAGTTGGAGATGATTTATTTGTCACAAACACACTTCGTTTACAAAGAGGCATTGATGAGAATATTGCAAATTCAATATTAATTAAGGTTAATCAAATAGGTTCTCTTACAGAAACACTTGAAGCTATAGAGCTTGCATCAAGGTCAAGTTATACAACTGTCATAAGTCATAGAAGCGGAGAAACTGAAGATACAACTATTGCTGATTTGTCAGTAGCAACTAAATCTGGTCAAATTAAAACAGGGTCATTGAGTCGGAGTGAAAGAGTCGCGAAATATAATCAATTACTTCGTATTGAGGATGAATTAGGTAGTCAAGCCACATATGCTGGACTTGTTGGATTGGGACCACGAGGAAGTTATCAGAGCTAA